Proteins found in one Haloferax litoreum genomic segment:
- a CDS encoding YgaP-like transmembrane domain: MKHNVGSLDRMVRFALGALLGVLGLGALAGAVSLGPIPAMLGGIVALVLGVVLVVTGYRQTCPLYLPFGINTSGRN, from the coding sequence ATGAAGCACAACGTCGGAAGCCTCGACCGGATGGTTCGGTTCGCACTCGGAGCACTGCTCGGCGTCCTTGGTCTTGGGGCACTCGCGGGTGCCGTCTCGCTCGGCCCGATTCCAGCGATGCTCGGCGGTATCGTCGCCCTCGTTCTCGGCGTCGTTCTCGTCGTGACCGGATATCGGCAGACGTGCCCGCTGTACCTGCCGTTCGGTATCAACACCTCGGGCCGTAACTGA
- the ahbB gene encoding siroheme decarboxylase subunit beta codes for MTALSDDWRADLDEVDAALIDEYQSGFPVEARPFRVVAEDLGIDEEEALDRVRHLREKGIFRRFGAVLNPPVIGSSTLAAVSAPEDRFDEVAEIINGYQQVNHNYRRDHEWNMWFVVTAGSRETRDRILSEIEERTGCEVLNLPMLTDYYIDLEFPVMNDDRFARESLDETEVSATRISEDATGDLSDLDARLLVEIQDGFPLTKTPYADVAAAIDADTDEVIAAIERLLDDGCIKRIGCIVNHVVTGFRNNCMVVWNVPDDELDARGEVVGSLPYVTLCYHRPRRPEQDWPYNLFTMIHGRDADAVDAKIDELATEYLPFDHERLYSTETLKQTGAQYEELVSSPE; via the coding sequence ATGACCGCGCTGTCGGACGACTGGCGGGCCGACCTCGACGAGGTCGACGCCGCGCTCATCGACGAGTATCAAAGTGGCTTCCCTGTCGAAGCGCGACCCTTCCGCGTCGTCGCCGAAGACCTTGGTATCGACGAGGAGGAGGCGCTGGACAGAGTTCGCCACCTCCGCGAGAAGGGTATCTTCCGCCGGTTCGGTGCCGTCCTCAATCCGCCCGTCATCGGGAGTTCGACCCTCGCCGCCGTCTCCGCCCCTGAGGACCGATTCGACGAGGTTGCAGAGATAATCAACGGCTACCAGCAGGTGAACCACAACTACCGCCGCGACCACGAGTGGAACATGTGGTTCGTCGTCACCGCCGGGTCACGCGAGACGCGCGACCGAATCCTCTCGGAAATCGAAGAACGGACCGGTTGTGAGGTGCTGAACCTCCCGATGCTCACGGACTACTACATCGATTTAGAGTTCCCCGTGATGAACGACGACCGGTTCGCCCGCGAGAGTCTCGACGAGACCGAGGTGAGTGCGACACGAATCTCCGAGGACGCGACGGGCGACCTCTCAGACCTCGACGCACGACTTCTCGTGGAGATTCAAGATGGCTTCCCGCTGACGAAGACGCCGTACGCGGACGTGGCCGCCGCCATCGACGCCGACACCGACGAGGTCATCGCCGCAATCGAGCGACTCCTCGACGACGGGTGTATCAAACGTATCGGATGTATCGTCAACCACGTCGTCACCGGGTTCCGAAACAACTGTATGGTCGTCTGGAACGTCCCCGACGACGAACTCGACGCACGCGGAGAAGTCGTCGGGAGTCTGCCGTACGTCACCCTGTGTTACCACCGGCCTCGTCGTCCGGAACAGGATTGGCCGTACAACCTCTTCACCATGATTCACGGCCGTGACGCCGACGCCGTGGACGCGAAAATAGACGAACTCGCCACCGAGTACCTCCCGTTCGACCACGAGCGACTCTACTCGACGGAGACGCTCAAACAGACTGGCGCGCAGTACGAAGAACTGGTCAGTTCTCCCGAGTAA
- a CDS encoding RNA-guided endonuclease InsQ/TnpB family protein, producing the protein MNYSYRYRLRPSDALEEQLVWTVDTCRQVYNHFLHRLNRNNDTSAYSEQKLLPSLKTWWGDLKQVHSKVLQKVVQRLYNNLSSLRGRKENGHRIGTLKWKQKGEYRSFTYSQSGFKLKNTSGRTRLWLSKLGEISIIFHRELPEDAEIKTVTVKQEPTGKWYAILGVETPNDPPGKPENPERCVGIDVGILKYTHDTDGYAVGSLDSSKERERVERAQRDLSRTEHGSANWEKQRRVVAERYADLKRKRRDFLHKLSNYYATEYDFVAVEDLDAKGLIELPGNSQNRASASWGTFLRMLEYKCEREGTHFIAVSPHGTTKECASCGVSADKPLWLREHSCPTCGFEADRDANAAWNILSRGLKDLGVGHSESTPVETALPVDTFVSAKRVVEAGSPTPRSERRQP; encoded by the coding sequence GTGAACTACAGCTACAGGTATCGGCTTCGACCGTCCGACGCGCTCGAAGAGCAGTTAGTGTGGACTGTCGATACCTGTAGACAAGTCTACAACCACTTCCTCCACCGACTCAATCGGAACAACGACACCTCGGCGTACTCCGAACAGAAGCTCTTGCCGAGCCTAAAGACGTGGTGGGGTGACCTGAAACAAGTTCACTCGAAAGTTCTTCAGAAGGTCGTACAGCGATTGTACAACAATCTATCGTCGCTTCGTGGGCGCAAAGAGAACGGCCACCGCATCGGGACGCTCAAGTGGAAACAGAAGGGTGAGTACCGCAGTTTCACCTACAGTCAATCCGGCTTCAAGCTCAAAAACACGAGCGGCCGGACGCGGCTGTGGCTCTCGAAACTCGGCGAAATCTCAATCATATTCCACCGTGAGTTGCCCGAAGATGCTGAAATCAAGACTGTCACCGTGAAGCAGGAGCCCACCGGGAAGTGGTACGCTATCCTCGGTGTTGAGACTCCCAACGATCCACCCGGAAAACCGGAGAACCCTGAGAGGTGTGTCGGTATCGATGTAGGGATTCTCAAATATACTCACGACACCGACGGCTACGCGGTTGGATCTCTCGACTCATCAAAGGAGCGTGAGCGGGTGGAACGCGCTCAACGCGACCTCTCACGGACGGAACATGGGTCTGCGAATTGGGAGAAACAACGCCGCGTCGTGGCCGAACGCTACGCCGACCTCAAGCGAAAACGCCGTGACTTCCTCCACAAGTTGTCGAACTACTACGCTACCGAGTACGACTTCGTGGCGGTTGAGGACTTAGATGCGAAAGGCTTGATCGAACTACCGGGGAACTCGCAAAATCGAGCGAGTGCGTCGTGGGGAACGTTCCTCCGGATGCTCGAATATAAGTGCGAACGCGAAGGGACACACTTCATCGCCGTGAGCCCTCACGGAACGACAAAAGAGTGCGCGTCCTGCGGTGTTTCAGCGGACAAGCCGTTGTGGCTCCGTGAACACTCTTGTCCTACCTGTGGGTTTGAAGCGGACAGGGACGCGAACGCGGCGTGGAATATCCTTTCTCGCGGCCTCAAAGACTTAGGAGTGGGACACTCCGAATCAACGCCTGTGGAGACTGCGCTCCCGGTGGATACGTTCGTATCTGCAAAGCGCGTCGTTGAAGCAGGAAGCCCTACCCCCAGAAGTGAACGGCGTCAGCCGTGA
- a CDS encoding CehA/McbA family metallohydrolase has product MSALTVRIDPHVHSEGSYDAHDPVELILEQAAEIGLDAVVITDHDVINESIRAAQLAPMYGLVGIPGVEVSTADGHLLALGVEELPPRRRPLDETAQWVRDHGGVAIVPHPFQRSRHGIRKKRLGRYHDTSGGDAFDAIETYNSWLFTGYKNRRARRFAASRQYPGVAGSDAHKVGYVGRAYTEIEIPDVSRASLTADDILDAIRSGSTQVQGRRTPIPTSTKHYVGAAGRKSAYYAKRGALTSGVLAKKGAFKSAYIAKVGALKSGYLAKRGAVRGAQLLARLSPL; this is encoded by the coding sequence GTGTCCGCGCTGACCGTTCGAATCGACCCGCACGTCCACTCGGAGGGGTCGTACGACGCCCACGACCCGGTCGAACTCATCTTAGAGCAGGCCGCGGAGATTGGACTCGACGCCGTCGTCATCACCGACCACGACGTCATCAACGAGTCCATTCGAGCGGCGCAACTCGCACCGATGTACGGCCTCGTCGGCATCCCCGGTGTCGAAGTCTCGACGGCCGACGGCCACCTCCTCGCACTGGGAGTCGAAGAACTCCCGCCCCGCCGTCGACCACTCGACGAGACTGCCCAGTGGGTGCGTGACCACGGTGGCGTCGCAATCGTCCCGCACCCCTTCCAGCGGAGTCGCCACGGCATCCGAAAGAAGCGACTCGGCCGGTATCACGACACGTCCGGTGGTGACGCGTTCGACGCCATCGAGACGTACAACTCGTGGCTCTTCACTGGGTACAAGAACCGCCGTGCTCGCAGATTCGCCGCGAGCAGACAGTACCCCGGCGTCGCCGGGAGCGACGCCCACAAAGTCGGATACGTCGGCCGTGCCTACACGGAAATCGAGATACCCGACGTGTCGCGCGCCTCGCTCACCGCCGACGACATCCTCGACGCTATCCGCAGTGGTTCGACGCAGGTCCAAGGACGCCGGACGCCGATTCCGACGAGTACGAAACACTACGTGGGTGCGGCGGGGCGGAAGTCGGCGTACTACGCCAAACGTGGCGCGCTGACCAGTGGTGTGCTGGCGAAGAAAGGAGCGTTCAAATCGGCATACATCGCGAAGGTTGGCGCACTCAAGAGCGGCTATCTCGCCAAGCGGGGCGCAGTTCGCGGGGCCCAGTTGTTAGCCCGATTGTCGCCACTGTAG
- a CDS encoding Rieske (2Fe-2S) protein, with amino-acid sequence MASSDGFVPTVELADLRKSGREAVGVDGRAIALFVHEGDVRAVDNACPHMGFPLIEGSVDDGVLTCHWHHARFELSCGDTFDPWADDVLTYPVDVRDGTVYVDPNPEPDDPPHVHWSKRLEDGLEQNLRLVVAKSVIGLLDAGVDATDPMETGIRFGCRYRRQGWGSGLTILTAMANVLPDLDPTDQKRALYHGLVEVGSDVSNEPPQFEQDALGATDTDFERLLSWFRENVEVRDPSGAERVLRTAIDAGYDDEHLARLLATAATDHRYIQTGHVLDYVNKACEALDHVGWGYADEVLPSLVRGLATADRAEETAQWRRPINLAELLDNVFDELDRFVEFGSGKTWSRPDDVLDTLLSDDPDAIVDALVDAIRHGASPEELADVVALAAGMRVAQFATSNEFNDWNTVHHTFTYANAVHQLTRRTDAVELYRGVFDAAINVYLDRFLNTPPAPLPPENPDANPSVELDTLEAAFDAEGRVNAAGKAAAHFLDAGGDPETLRRELGSAHLVEDAGFHTYQALEAGFAQAANRPPEEARTLFVGVARYLSAHSPTRREREQTFSIAARLQRGESVHE; translated from the coding sequence ATGGCATCTTCAGATGGGTTCGTCCCTACCGTCGAACTCGCGGACCTCCGCAAGTCCGGCCGTGAAGCCGTCGGGGTGGATGGTCGCGCAATCGCGCTCTTCGTCCACGAAGGCGACGTTCGAGCGGTCGACAACGCCTGTCCACACATGGGCTTTCCCCTCATCGAGGGAAGCGTCGACGACGGCGTCCTCACCTGCCACTGGCACCACGCCCGCTTCGAACTCTCGTGTGGCGACACGTTCGACCCGTGGGCCGACGACGTGCTCACCTATCCGGTGGACGTCCGCGACGGAACCGTCTACGTCGACCCGAACCCGGAACCGGACGACCCGCCGCACGTCCACTGGTCGAAGAGACTCGAAGATGGTCTCGAACAGAACCTTCGACTCGTCGTCGCGAAGTCCGTCATCGGCCTCCTCGACGCTGGTGTCGACGCCACGGACCCGATGGAGACGGGGATTCGATTCGGCTGTCGATATCGGCGGCAGGGATGGGGGTCGGGTCTCACCATCCTGACCGCGATGGCGAACGTCCTCCCTGACCTCGACCCGACCGACCAGAAACGCGCGCTCTACCACGGCCTCGTGGAAGTCGGCAGTGACGTGTCGAACGAACCGCCGCAGTTCGAACAGGATGCACTCGGCGCGACGGACACCGACTTCGAGCGACTCCTGTCGTGGTTCCGCGAGAACGTCGAAGTTCGAGACCCGTCCGGTGCAGAACGCGTCCTCCGAACCGCCATCGACGCCGGATACGACGACGAACACCTCGCGCGACTCCTCGCTACCGCGGCGACAGACCACCGCTACATCCAGACGGGGCACGTCCTCGACTACGTCAACAAAGCCTGCGAGGCACTCGACCACGTCGGGTGGGGATACGCCGACGAGGTGCTCCCGAGTCTCGTCCGTGGCCTCGCGACTGCAGACCGGGCCGAGGAGACCGCACAGTGGCGGCGGCCAATCAACCTCGCCGAACTCCTCGACAACGTGTTCGACGAACTTGACCGATTCGTCGAGTTCGGGTCGGGAAAGACGTGGTCACGACCCGACGACGTGCTCGACACTCTCCTCAGCGACGACCCGGACGCCATCGTCGACGCCCTCGTGGACGCGATTCGTCACGGCGCGTCGCCCGAAGAACTCGCCGACGTCGTGGCACTCGCGGCCGGGATGCGCGTCGCACAGTTCGCGACGAGTAACGAGTTCAACGACTGGAACACGGTCCATCACACGTTCACGTACGCCAACGCCGTCCACCAACTCACGAGACGGACGGACGCGGTAGAACTCTACCGCGGCGTGTTCGACGCCGCAATCAACGTCTACCTCGACCGATTCTTGAACACGCCACCAGCACCGCTTCCACCCGAGAACCCCGATGCCAATCCGTCGGTCGAACTCGACACGCTCGAAGCAGCATTCGACGCCGAGGGTCGGGTGAACGCCGCCGGCAAGGCCGCCGCCCACTTCCTCGACGCCGGTGGTGACCCAGAGACGCTGCGGCGAGAACTCGGCAGTGCACACCTCGTCGAAGACGCCGGATTCCACACCTACCAGGCGCTCGAAGCGGGGTTCGCACAGGCCGCGAACCGGCCGCCAGAAGAAGCACGGACGCTCTTCGTCGGTGTCGCCCGCTACCTCTCGGCGCACTCGCCGACCCGACGCGAACGTGAACAGACGTTCTCTATCGCCGCCCGCCTCCAGCGCGGCGAGTCAGTTCACGAATAG
- a CDS encoding CPBP family intramembrane glutamic endopeptidase, giving the protein MSSIRRRITTHPIVAFFVLSFAITWAIDAPVLLFELPPSWATWGLFTLGALGPFVAAVVVLWAGGESIRAWFVPRLRWRLSIRWYAAVLVLPLVFVALGTVLYGLLGYPIDVNVLDMGAAFYLTVPLFIVFEAIVGGGKEELGWRGFALPRLQARYGAVQSGLLIGVLWALWHLPLFFTTSAPHGTWPLGQQVLWGVSIVGFSLVLTWLYNETGSAWLAMLGHGSMNILSGLVPIDAAVVGTPIYDEVRVAAIGTFAVAVWLVALVLVATRGVDHLSREPAATSGFPEATPPVSRPGRAD; this is encoded by the coding sequence TTGTCCTCCATTCGTCGTCGAATCACGACACATCCAATCGTCGCGTTCTTCGTCCTCTCGTTCGCGATTACCTGGGCTATCGACGCACCGGTCCTCCTGTTCGAGTTACCGCCATCGTGGGCCACGTGGGGCCTCTTCACGCTCGGCGCTCTCGGCCCGTTCGTCGCCGCCGTCGTCGTCCTCTGGGCCGGCGGTGAATCGATTCGGGCGTGGTTCGTGCCGCGACTTCGGTGGCGTCTCTCGATTCGCTGGTACGCCGCCGTCCTCGTGCTCCCACTCGTGTTCGTCGCACTCGGGACGGTACTGTACGGTCTCCTCGGGTACCCAATCGACGTGAACGTCCTCGACATGGGCGCGGCGTTCTACCTGACGGTCCCACTCTTCATCGTCTTCGAAGCAATCGTCGGTGGCGGGAAAGAGGAACTCGGCTGGCGTGGATTCGCGCTCCCGCGGTTGCAGGCCCGGTACGGTGCAGTCCAATCCGGCCTCCTCATCGGCGTCCTCTGGGCACTCTGGCACCTTCCGCTGTTCTTCACCACGTCGGCCCCACACGGGACGTGGCCACTCGGACAGCAGGTACTGTGGGGCGTCAGCATAGTCGGATTCTCGCTCGTCTTGACGTGGCTCTACAACGAGACGGGGAGTGCATGGCTGGCGATGCTCGGGCACGGTTCGATGAACATTCTGAGTGGCCTCGTTCCCATCGACGCGGCAGTCGTCGGCACGCCCATCTACGACGAGGTTCGGGTGGCTGCAATCGGGACGTTCGCTGTGGCGGTGTGGCTAGTCGCACTCGTCCTCGTCGCGACTCGTGGGGTGGACCATCTCTCCCGCGAACCCGCGGCGACCAGTGGGTTCCCGGAGGCGACACCACCCGTCAGTCGACCTGGCCGGGCAGATTGA
- a CDS encoding anthranilate phosphoribosyltransferase has product MAAVDSEFGEWPLKRLMTEVVGTGTKSAEDMTRAQAMEAMRRILADEPDHTTLGAFWLANRWKHNNAEELAAYTDVMAEHVQYAEPKVDPVDCGANYDGKGKTAILGVAAGVTAAAAGTPVVVHSGDRVPTQKQDAYKHVLDELGVRTELEPDESANMVDDTGFGFYYQPNFNPAIHALWERRDNMGVRTFVNTIETIANPANASVHLGSFYHLAFAKKMVNTFEESHHHDLRRVVMFQGMEGYDDIRPGYTKVAEWTNGEFDDFEIETAEYGMDFEYDDLGVDEDDVAGDSATITEEVLSGAREDRFADAVALNAALRIYAREDADSIDEGLEMAREAIDSGAAAEVLEDLRAF; this is encoded by the coding sequence ATGGCAGCAGTCGACAGCGAGTTCGGAGAGTGGCCGCTGAAACGTCTGATGACAGAAGTCGTCGGCACGGGAACGAAGTCCGCCGAGGACATGACGCGAGCGCAGGCGATGGAAGCGATGCGACGCATCCTCGCTGACGAACCCGACCACACGACGCTCGGCGCGTTCTGGTTGGCCAACCGCTGGAAACACAACAACGCCGAGGAACTGGCCGCGTACACCGACGTGATGGCCGAACACGTCCAGTACGCCGAGCCGAAAGTCGACCCCGTCGACTGCGGCGCGAACTACGACGGCAAGGGCAAGACGGCCATCCTCGGCGTCGCCGCCGGCGTCACCGCCGCCGCGGCAGGCACGCCCGTCGTCGTCCACTCCGGCGACCGAGTCCCGACCCAGAAGCAGGACGCCTACAAGCACGTCCTCGACGAACTCGGCGTCCGTACCGAACTCGAACCCGACGAGTCCGCCAACATGGTGGACGACACCGGGTTCGGCTTCTACTATCAGCCCAACTTCAACCCCGCTATCCACGCGCTCTGGGAGCGCCGTGACAACATGGGCGTTCGGACGTTCGTCAACACTATCGAGACCATCGCCAACCCCGCGAACGCCTCCGTCCACCTCGGGTCGTTCTACCACCTCGCGTTCGCCAAGAAGATGGTGAACACGTTCGAAGAGAGCCACCACCACGACCTGCGCCGCGTCGTCATGTTCCAGGGGATGGAAGGGTACGACGACATCCGTCCCGGCTACACGAAGGTGGCCGAGTGGACCAACGGCGAATTCGACGACTTCGAAATCGAGACGGCCGAGTACGGCATGGACTTCGAGTACGACGACCTCGGCGTCGACGAAGACGACGTCGCCGGCGACTCCGCGACGATTACGGAGGAAGTCCTCTCGGGCGCACGCGAGGACCGCTTCGCCGACGCCGTCGCCCTCAACGCGGCACTTCGTATCTACGCGCGCGAGGACGCCGACTCCATCGACGAGGGGCTGGAGATGGCCCGTGAGGCTATCGACTCCGGTGCCGCGGCCGAGGTTCTCGAAGACCTGCGCGCGTTCTAG
- a CDS encoding peptidylprolyl isomerase codes for MSDNPTATLHTNKGDITVELFADKVPNTVENFIGLATGEKTWVHPETDETMEGEPLYEDILFHRIISNFMIQGGDPTGTGRGGPGYTFDDEFHSDLSHDGPGVLSMANRGPNTNGSQFFITLDAQPHLDGKHAVFGKVVDGMDVVEDIGSVPTDRNDKPVSDVVLESVDVDQ; via the coding sequence ATGAGCGACAACCCAACGGCCACGCTCCACACGAACAAGGGCGACATCACGGTCGAACTCTTCGCAGACAAGGTCCCGAACACGGTCGAGAACTTCATCGGCCTCGCCACAGGCGAGAAGACGTGGGTCCACCCCGAGACGGACGAGACGATGGAGGGCGAACCCCTCTACGAGGACATCCTCTTCCACCGCATCATCAGCAATTTCATGATTCAGGGTGGGGACCCGACCGGAACCGGCCGCGGCGGCCCGGGTTACACCTTCGACGACGAGTTCCACTCGGACCTGAGTCACGACGGCCCCGGCGTCCTCTCGATGGCGAACCGCGGACCCAACACGAACGGGTCGCAGTTCTTCATCACGCTCGACGCGCAACCGCACCTCGACGGCAAGCACGCCGTCTTCGGTAAGGTCGTCGACGGCATGGACGTCGTCGAAGACATCGGTTCAGTCCCGACCGACCGCAACGACAAGCCAGTGTCGGACGTCGTCCTCGAATCTGTCGACGTCGACCAGTAG
- a CDS encoding methyl-accepting chemotaxis protein, with product MATQEQGTTSGTDYSQVISGGAEKSHEELRELFGSNIRTIMDSTGAAMRILDTNFNVVLENSLMKELGGVEAEGNDAVKCYDQFCNPEVCGTDNCTMKQLVDHGRDEIRVEVEKESYDGRIVPTELVVRPLRDEDGTVVAISETFRDISHLKEATGSIKHSVDELKATSRDVAYNSQDISRLSSEKHRAIQDVSTEVSSLSATVEEIAATADEVEEISENARDAAVQGEDEAEETISIIDDIQYSAKDVTTKIARLNESVHEIEEIVEVINEIADQTNLLALNASIEAARAGDAGSGFAVVAEEVKSLAEESKDRASEIESLVDSVLDHSEETVETLGETNEVIQTGSTKVQNAGQTFKEIAEVVEHATDGIVEVARATDEQAASTEQIASMVDETVDGFEQVAREAEDIAAANEEQMSQIEQISGEVDRMNELDIQSNL from the coding sequence ATGGCAACCCAAGAGCAGGGCACGACGAGCGGGACAGATTATTCTCAAGTAATCTCTGGCGGGGCCGAGAAGTCGCACGAAGAGTTACGGGAGTTGTTCGGGTCGAACATCCGAACGATAATGGATTCGACCGGGGCAGCGATGCGAATTCTCGACACGAACTTCAACGTCGTCTTGGAGAACTCCCTGATGAAGGAACTCGGCGGCGTCGAAGCGGAGGGCAACGACGCAGTCAAGTGTTACGACCAGTTCTGCAACCCGGAAGTGTGCGGGACTGACAACTGCACGATGAAGCAACTCGTCGACCACGGGCGCGACGAGATTCGTGTCGAAGTAGAAAAAGAGAGTTACGACGGGCGTATTGTCCCGACAGAACTCGTCGTGAGACCGCTCCGCGATGAGGACGGAACGGTCGTCGCAATCAGTGAGACGTTCCGAGATATCTCCCACCTAAAGGAGGCGACGGGGAGTATCAAACACTCCGTCGACGAATTGAAAGCGACGTCTCGCGATGTCGCGTACAATTCACAGGACATCAGTCGCCTGAGTTCCGAGAAGCACCGCGCCATCCAAGACGTATCGACCGAGGTGTCGTCACTCAGTGCGACTGTCGAAGAAATTGCTGCGACGGCGGACGAGGTCGAAGAAATCAGTGAGAACGCGCGAGACGCTGCAGTCCAAGGTGAAGACGAAGCAGAAGAGACCATCTCGATTATCGACGACATCCAATACTCGGCGAAGGACGTTACGACGAAAATCGCCCGTCTGAACGAGAGCGTCCACGAGATAGAAGAAATCGTCGAGGTCATCAACGAGATTGCGGACCAGACGAACTTGCTCGCACTGAACGCGAGTATCGAGGCCGCACGCGCGGGCGACGCAGGGTCCGGGTTCGCCGTCGTCGCCGAAGAGGTCAAATCGCTCGCCGAAGAGTCCAAAGACCGAGCATCTGAAATCGAGTCACTCGTCGACAGCGTGTTAGACCACTCTGAAGAGACCGTCGAGACGCTCGGGGAGACGAACGAGGTCATCCAGACGGGGTCGACGAAGGTTCAGAACGCGGGCCAGACGTTCAAAGAGATTGCAGAGGTCGTCGAACACGCGACAGACGGTATCGTCGAAGTCGCCAGAGCGACAGACGAGCAAGCGGCGAGCACCGAGCAGATTGCCAGTATGGTCGACGAAACCGTCGACGGGTTCGAACAGGTCGCACGGGAGGCAGAAGACATCGCTGCTGCGAACGAAGAACAGATGAGCCAAATCGAACAAATCAGTGGTGAAGTCGACCGGATGAACGAACTCGACATCCAGTCGAACCTCTAA
- a CDS encoding succinylglutamate desuccinylase/aspartoacylase family protein, giving the protein MHTAETVTLARLPSGVPVQTTVHVYEPDDDDTDGATLYVQAAQHGREINGTEVLRRLHGRLERADLTGRVVAVPIADPLTFDRVSYVTPEAIDSIHSNMNRVWPGDPDGSIHERMAASLWEYAGDADAIVDLHTGSPDMLTHTVYRQNDDASRDLAEAFGVDLLLAEAAGEDAEEEWSERNFDGKLRVAATEAGIPSITPELAHNKQLVEPAIVAGVEGLLNVCRSLGILPGAVDSWDGQTYRNHLGRVSADTSGLFVPREDLELGREVRPGDHLGWVYDPTKYTVLQEVEAERAGVVYSITREATVTAGQTLVGVALPLDDGMDDELGDADPFSEAEDELDI; this is encoded by the coding sequence ATGCACACTGCGGAGACCGTGACGCTCGCTCGTCTTCCCTCTGGCGTCCCGGTGCAGACGACGGTTCACGTCTACGAACCCGACGACGACGACACGGATGGGGCGACACTCTACGTGCAGGCCGCCCAACACGGCCGCGAGATAAACGGAACCGAGGTCCTTCGCCGACTCCACGGCCGACTCGAACGCGCGGACCTGACAGGCCGCGTCGTCGCCGTCCCCATCGCCGACCCCCTGACGTTCGACCGAGTGTCGTACGTTACTCCGGAGGCCATCGACTCGATACACTCCAACATGAATCGCGTCTGGCCGGGCGACCCCGACGGGTCTATCCACGAACGAATGGCCGCATCCCTGTGGGAGTACGCCGGTGACGCGGATGCTATCGTGGACCTCCACACCGGCAGTCCGGACATGCTCACCCACACGGTCTACCGCCAGAACGACGACGCCTCACGTGACCTCGCCGAGGCGTTCGGCGTCGACTTGCTCCTCGCCGAGGCCGCGGGCGAAGACGCCGAAGAAGAGTGGTCCGAACGCAACTTCGACGGCAAACTCCGTGTCGCGGCCACGGAAGCGGGTATTCCCTCTATCACGCCCGAACTCGCGCACAACAAGCAACTCGTCGAGCCCGCCATCGTCGCCGGCGTCGAGGGACTGCTCAACGTCTGTCGGAGTCTCGGTATCCTTCCCGGTGCCGTCGATTCGTGGGACGGCCAGACCTATCGGAACCACCTCGGTCGTGTCTCTGCCGACACGTCGGGCCTCTTCGTCCCCCGCGAAGACCTCGAACTCGGACGGGAAGTCCGTCCCGGCGACCACCTCGGGTGGGTCTACGACCCGACGAAGTACACGGTCCTGCAAGAAGTCGAAGCAGAGCGTGCGGGTGTCGTTTACTCCATCACGCGCGAGGCGACGGTCACCGCTGGACAGACACTCGTCGGCGTGGCACTTCCGCTGGACGACGGTATGGACGACGAGTTGGGTGACGCCGACCCGTTCAGTGAGGCTGAGGACGAATTGGATATTTAG
- a CDS encoding ferredoxin, translated as MSEESDRPKPSDFGSDENAPPVEEKPYKIIFEANKCFGAGRCAEVADNWEMDLDTGLARAKSYFVGEDELDENVRAAEVCPAKKGRGVIHVIDRRTDEELAPNPHGDGTLSVDW; from the coding sequence ATGAGTGAGGAGTCCGACCGACCGAAGCCGAGTGACTTCGGGTCCGACGAGAACGCCCCACCGGTCGAAGAAAAGCCCTACAAGATAATCTTCGAGGCCAACAAGTGCTTCGGGGCCGGGCGGTGCGCGGAAGTCGCCGACAACTGGGAGATGGACCTCGATACTGGTCTCGCCCGCGCGAAGTCGTACTTCGTCGGCGAGGACGAACTCGACGAGAACGTCCGCGCCGCAGAGGTGTGCCCGGCGAAGAAGGGTCGCGGCGTCATCCACGTCATCGACCGACGAACCGACGAGGAACTCGCACCGAATCCGCACGGCGACGGGACCCTCTCTGTCGACTGGTGA